A region from the Alosa alosa isolate M-15738 ecotype Scorff River chromosome 7, AALO_Geno_1.1, whole genome shotgun sequence genome encodes:
- the LOC125297263 gene encoding zinc finger protein 493-like, which yields MDLGHPFSQQVDLLSVMVKEEDIKEEEYGHMISCPDEDEKPFAELHCKTKTDVTESNVTYNETKQTTAEIEVKIEDDEQEHDYLLGSESEHPQQKIHGQNDELQLKGRLHHCTVCRKSFTALRELKKHQQTHSLGVNPRQSTRKKQHKCFHCGKLFSQVPHLKSHILVHTGEKPYTCVHCGKTFSQSSHLKIHNLIHTGEKPHKCVHCGKAFSHILTLKNHMSTHTGEKPHKCDQCGRGFYMISHLKTHMLIHTGEKPHKCIQCGKAFSQIPHLKTHMRIHTGEKPHKCDQCGKAFSQIASLQGHMVIHTGEKPHICFQCGKAFSRSHNLKTHMRIHTGEKLYKCIQCGKGFPDISALNSHSLTHTREKPHICDQCGKAFTKISNLKFHMIIHRGEKPHVCSQCGKGFSQIGNLTNHMLTHTGEKPNQCVQCGRAFSMKSHLKRHILTHTGEKPHKCIHCGKAYSYGSSLKTHMLVHTGEKPHKCNQCGKAFPYTSVLKTHMLIHSEEKPHICIQCGKAFAKIWNLKAHMLVHTGEMPYECKQCGKGFPDISALNSHNLSHTGEKPHVCSQCGKGFSQIGNLTTHMLTHTGEKPNQCIQCGRAFSMKSHLKRHILTHTGEKPHKCIYCGKAYSRGSSLKTHMLVHTGEKPHKCNQCGKAFTQIRNLKTHMRKHTEERLHECIQCGKAFPDISALNIHSLTHTGEKPHICDQCGKGFSQIGNLTTHMLTHTGEKPNQCVHCGRAFSMKSHLKRHILTHTGEKPHKCIQCGKAYSRGSSLTAHMLVHTGEKPHKCNQCGKAFPYTSVLKTHMLIHSGEKPHTCFQCGKAFARIWNLKAHMLVHTGEKRHKCKQCGKAFSYISTLKTHMRIHTGE from the exons ATGGATCTCGGACATCCGTTTAGTCAGCAGGTTGACCTGCTGAGCGTGATGGTGAAAGAAGAAGATATAAAAGAGGAGGAATATGGTCATATGATTTCATGTCCAGATGAAGACGAAAAGCCCTTTGCAGagcttcactgtaaaactaaaacGGACGTCACAGAGTCCAACGTAActtacaatgaaacaaaacagacaACCGCGGAGATTGAAGTGAAGATTGAAGATGATGAACAAGAACACGATTATCTGCTGGGAA GTGAATCGGAACACCCACAACAGAAGATCCATGGACAGAATGATGAACTGCAACTCAAAGGAAGGCTGCACCACTGCACCGTCTGCAGGAAGAGTTTCACAGCCCTGAGAGAACTCAAGaaacaccagcaaacacactctcttgGTGTTAATCCAAGGCAGAGTACTCgcaaaaaacaacataaatgtTTTCATTGTGGGAAACTTTTTTCACAAGTTCCACATCTTAAAAGCCATATACTAGTGCATACTGGGGAGAAGCCTTATACATGTGTTCACTGCGGAAAAACTTTTTCACAAAGTTCACATCTTAAAATCCATAAtttaatacacactggagagaagcctcataaatgtgttcactgcggaaaagctttttcacacattttaactcTGAAAAACCATATGTCTactcacacaggagagaaacCTCATAAATGTGACCAGTGTGGGAGAGGTTTTTATATGATTTCACATCTTAAAACCCATATGTTAATACACACCGGAGAAAAGCCTCATAAATgcatccagtgtggaaaagctttctCACAAATTCCGCatcttaaaacccacatgcgaatacacactggagaaaagcctcataaatgtgaccagtgtggaaaagcattttcacaaattgCATCTCTTCAAGGTCATATggtaatacacactggagagaagcctcacatATGTtttcagtgtggaaaagctttttcacgaTCTCATAATCTTAAAACCCATATGcgaatacacactggagagaagcttTATAAATgtatccagtgtggaaaaggatTTCCAGACATTTCAGCTCTTAATAGCCATAGTCTCACTCACACTAGAGAGAAGCCTCACATATGtgaccagtgtggaaaagcatttacaAAAATATCAAATCTTAAATTCCATATGATTATACACAGGGGAGAGAAGCCTCACGTATgttcccagtgtggaaaaggtttttcgCAAATCGGAAATCTTACAAAtcatatgctaacacacacCGGAGAGAAGCCAAACCAATGTGTCCAATGTGGAAGAGCTTTTTCAATGAAGTCACATCTTAAAAGACATATTTTAACTCACaccggagagaagcctcataaatgtattCATTGCGGCAAAGCTTATTCATATGGTTCGTCTCTGAAAACCCATATGCtagtacacactggagagaagcctcataaatgcaaccagtgtggaaaagcttttccaTACACTTCCGTTTTAAAAACCCACATGTTAATTCACAGTGAGGAGAAGCCTCACATATgtatccagtgtggaaaagcttttgctAAAATTTGGAATCTTAAAGCTCATATGCttgtacacactggagagatgcCTTATGAATGTAAACAGTGTGGAAAAGGATTTCCAGACATTTCAGCTCTTAATAGCCATAATCTGagtcacactggagagaagcctcacgtatgttcccagtgtggaaaaggtttttcgCAAATTGGAAATCTTACAACtcatatgctaacacacactggagagaagccaaACCAATGTATCCAATGTGGACGAGCTTTTTCCATGAAGTCACATCTTAAAAGACATATTTTAACTCACaccggagagaagcctcataaatgtatcTATTGCGGCAAAGCTTATTCACGTGGTTCGTCTCTGAAAACCCATATGCtagtacacactggagagaagcctcataaatgcaaccagtgtggaaaagcatttacaCAAATTCGGAATCTTAAAACCCATATGCGAAAACACACTGAAGAAAGGCTTCATGAATGTATCcaatgtggaaaagcttttccaGATATTTCAGCTCTTAATATCCATAGTCTcactcacactggagagaagcctcacatatgtgaccagtgtggaaaaggtttttcgCAAATCGGAAATCTTACAACtcatatgctaacacacactggagagaagccaaACCAATGTGTCCATTGTGGAAGAGCTTTTTCCATGAAGTCACATCTTAAAAGACATATTTTAACTCACaccggagagaagcctcataaatgtatcCAGTGTGGCAAAGCTTATTCACGTGGTTCGTCTCTGACAGCCCACATGCttgtacacactggagagaagcctcataaatgtaaccagtgtggaaaagcttttccaTACACTTCAGTTTTAAAAACCCACATGCTAATTCACAGTGGGGAGAAGCCTCACACATGtttccagtgtggaaaagcttttgcaAGAATTTGGAATCTTAAAGCACATATGCttgtacacactggagagaagcgtCATAAATGTaaacagtgtggaaaagctttttcatacatttcaactttaaaaACCCATATGCGAATTCACACTGGAGAGTAG